The region AACGGCGTGCTGGGAGAAGACAATGCCTTCAGCTACGGCATGAGCGCAAGCAAGAACCCGGGTTCTTCGAACAGCTCCGTGAACGGCCAGTACCGGGCTGCATACGCCAACGTCGGCGGCAGCTACGGTTACGGCAGCCGGGGAACGACGCAAATGTCGGCGCAGGCGTCCGGCGCCATCGTCGCGCATCCGGGTGGCGTCACCCTGGCCCAGTCCGTGGGTGAGACCATCGGCATCGTCGAGGCGCGCGACGCCGAAGGCGCCATGCTCAACACCGCCGGCGTACGAGTGGACGGTCGCGGCTACGCGGTCGTACCTTACCTGACGCCATACCGCCTCAACGAGGTCGCCATCGATCCTAAAGGCAGCTCGACCGACGTCGAACTGGCGATGACCAGCCAGCGCGTGGCGCCGCGTTCCGGCGCCGTGGTGATGCTGAAATATCCGACCGTGAGCGGCCGTTCCATCCTGTTCCAGGTGACGCTGCCAAATGGTGACGCAGTGCCGTTCGGCGCGGAAGTGCTAGACGGCGAGGGCAATTCAATCGGCCTCGCAGGGCAGGGTGGTCGTGTGTTCGTGCGTGCATCGAACGAGGACGCCGGACGCCTGGTGGTGAAATGGGGACAGGCTGCGACCGAGCAATGTTCGGTGCAGTACCAGCTGCCGCCGCGCCCGAAGGACGCCAAAGGCATCGTGTTCGACACCGCAGAAGCGCGCTGCGAGTTCACGCCACAAGTCGCCGGCAAGAAGCCGGATGTCAAGATCGTTGGAAAAGCGGCGGATCCCGGTCAAAGCGTAACGCGCTGATCAATCGCACCGCCCAAAGAAAAAGCCATCCACAAGATGGCTTTTTTCTTTTGCTACAGCGCAATGTCCTCGCGGTAGTGCCTGTGAGGCAATCGTTTGTGATGCGGCTGCCGGTGATACAGCTGCCGCTACGGCTTGCTCGCGTTCAGCGTCCGATAAACTGCGCTGTGCGTTTTTCCTTGAACGCCGCAATTCCTTCCCGCCTGTCCTCGCTGGCTGCCAGCAGGGAAAACGATTTCCTCTCCAGATTCAGTCCGGCTTCCAGGCCCAGCTCATACGACTTGAGCATGGCTTCCTTCGCCAGCCGCAACGCCAACGGCGACTTGGCGGCGATGGTCTCGGCCAGCGCTAGCGTACGTGGCAGCGTGTTCTCGTCGTCGGCGACTTCGGCGATCAGGCCCGCCGCCAGTGCCGCGTCGGCCGACAGGAAACGGGTGCTGCCGTGGCCGCGCAGGTGCGGCACGATGACGCGATGGCCGACAGCGGCCAGCAGCGGTGCGACGTCGGCGAAACTGTGGATGTCATACGGCCAGCCGTGCAGCAGGATGACCGGCTTGCCGTTGGCCGGACCGAGTTCCGCGTAACCGATGTTGAGCACGCCGGCATCGATCTGCTTGATCGAGGTGAAGCCGGCTGCCGTTGCCGGCGAGGCGCCGGCTGCGATGGTCTGTGTCTGTGCATGGGCGAGCGCGCTGAAACTCAGTTGAGCGGTGGCGACGGTGGCTGCTGCGGCGCCGAAGAAACGGCGGCGGCGTTGATCGATCTGGTCGGACATTTTTTCTCCTTGGTATTGATGGCTGTGGATGCGGCGGTTGGACTCAGAACGTGTTTACGATCTGTAGCGAGCGGCCCTCAGTTGTCGCCAAACGGCACGGAAACACCGGAATGTACATAAGTACATGAGGATGTTGAGTACCGTTTAGCGGCAAATCAGGGTCGCGCAGTAAGATCGCAAACACGTTCTAAGGTTGAATCGGGTTACTGCGGCTGCGCCAGCAGGTTCTTGATGGCGGCTTCGGTCTGCGCGTACTGGCCTTCACCGAAGTGCGTGTAGACCACTTGCCCCTTCTTGTCGATCAGGTAGAAGGCGGGCCAGTACTGATTGTTGTAGGCGCTCCAGGTGGCGTAGCGGTTGTCCTGAGCGACCGGGTAGGTGATGCCGAAACGCTTGATGGCGGTCTTGACGTTGTCGGTGCTGCGCTCGAATGGATATTCCGGCGTGTGCACGCCGACCACCACCAGGCCCTGGTCCTTGTATTTCTGATACCAGGATTTGACGTAGGGCAGGGTGTTGATGCAGTTGATGCAGGTGTAGGTCCAGAAGTCGACCAGCACGACCTTGCCGCGCAGTTGCTGCATGGTCAGCGGTTCGCTGTTGAGCCATTTGTCGACGCCGGTGAATTCCGGCGCGGCGACGCTCTTGCTGAGTGCGCCGGCCGATGCGGCAGTGGAGGTTGCGGTGGCGAGCACGGTCAGTGCGGCGATGGTCTTGAGTCGGGAGAGCATGATGGAATCCTTTCAATTGGACGAAGAGAACAGGGAAGACAGGGTGGCGGTGATGAGCACGTCGTATTGCAGGTAGATCGCCAGCGCGGTCAGCATCACCAGCACGCCGAACAGCTGTTGCAGGCGTTGGGTGTGGCGCGACACGGCACGAACGTGGCGGGTGATGTACTGTCCGCCATAGAGAATCGCCAGCATGGGAATGGCGGCGCCGATGGCATACATCAGCAAGAGCAGCGCCGACCAGCCAAGGTCTTGCGCCTTGACCACCAGCACCAGGATCGAGGCCAGCACCGGACCGGCGCAGGGCGTCCAGACTGCGCCCAGCGACATGCCGAGGACGAAGCCGCCGGTGTTGCCGGCATGTTCTTTCGGCGGTTTCGGGGCAGTGCCGTGCATGCGTTGCAGCGGCGCCTGCAAATGCGCCACCAGCCATTCGTAAGGACGCGGCCACAGGCGCAGCAGACCCGACAGCGCCAGCAGCGCGATGGCGGTATTGCGCAAGGCTTCCTGCGCCACGTGAACGGTGCTGGACACCGCGCCGAGCAACATGGCGAAGGCCGAGAAACTCAGAATGAAGCCGGCGATAATGAACAGCGGCCGGGTGCGGTTGGGCGTCTT is a window of Herbaspirillum hiltneri N3 DNA encoding:
- a CDS encoding thioredoxin family protein produces the protein MLSRLKTIAALTVLATATSTAASAGALSKSVAAPEFTGVDKWLNSEPLTMQQLRGKVVLVDFWTYTCINCINTLPYVKSWYQKYKDQGLVVVGVHTPEYPFERSTDNVKTAIKRFGITYPVAQDNRYATWSAYNNQYWPAFYLIDKKGQVVYTHFGEGQYAQTEAAIKNLLAQPQ
- a CDS encoding alpha/beta fold hydrolase, yielding MSDQIDQRRRRFFGAAAATVATAQLSFSALAHAQTQTIAAGASPATAAGFTSIKQIDAGVLNIGYAELGPANGKPVILLHGWPYDIHSFADVAPLLAAVGHRVIVPHLRGHGSTRFLSADAALAAGLIAEVADDENTLPRTLALAETIAAKSPLALRLAKEAMLKSYELGLEAGLNLERKSFSLLAASEDRREGIAAFKEKRTAQFIGR
- a CDS encoding cytochrome c biogenesis CcdA family protein, which encodes MHNFIETPFALLAGLLTIASPCVLPVLPILLGSSVTEPGKTPNRTRPLFIIAGFILSFSAFAMLLGAVSSTVHVAQEALRNTAIALLALSGLLRLWPRPYEWLVAHLQAPLQRMHGTAPKPPKEHAGNTGGFVLGMSLGAVWTPCAGPVLASILVLVVKAQDLGWSALLLLMYAIGAAIPMLAILYGGQYITRHVRAVSRHTQRLQQLFGVLVMLTALAIYLQYDVLITATLSSLFSSSN